A single genomic interval of Adhaeribacter pallidiroseus harbors:
- a CDS encoding nicotinamide-nucleotide amidohydrolase family protein, whose amino-acid sequence MRNIMGTAPGMWFHVDGKIMVSMPGVPFEMKTMMTDIVLPRLQQHFGMPKINHKVVMTIGIGESFLAEKIAAWEDQLPPHIKLAYLPKLGSVRLRLTGLDTGTGDLETEMQAEVDKLSTIIPEYIFAYGEVSLPEAIGNLLKKHYLTIATAESCTGGMVAQKLTSISGSSAYFKGGIVAYDNAVKAEQLGVSETTLETFGAVSEETVSEMAQNVRQLLKTDIGIATSGIAGPTGGTPEKPVGTIWIAYADAHQTIAKKLNFNRTRELNIEYTTMNVLNLVRQSLPEAFRIG is encoded by the coding sequence GTGCGCAACATTATGGGAACCGCGCCGGGCATGTGGTTTCACGTGGATGGTAAAATTATGGTGTCGATGCCGGGGGTGCCTTTCGAAATGAAAACCATGATGACTGATATTGTACTGCCCCGTTTGCAGCAGCATTTTGGCATGCCCAAAATTAATCACAAAGTAGTCATGACCATTGGCATTGGCGAATCGTTTCTGGCCGAAAAAATAGCTGCTTGGGAAGATCAGTTGCCGCCGCATATTAAACTGGCGTATTTGCCCAAACTAGGCAGTGTAAGATTACGGTTAACCGGTCTGGATACCGGTACCGGCGATTTGGAAACCGAGATGCAGGCCGAAGTAGATAAACTAAGCACCATTATTCCAGAGTATATTTTTGCTTACGGCGAAGTAAGCTTACCCGAAGCCATTGGTAATTTATTAAAAAAACATTACCTGACCATTGCTACCGCCGAAAGCTGCACGGGTGGGATGGTGGCGCAAAAACTAACCAGCATCTCGGGTTCGTCGGCGTACTTTAAAGGTGGTATAGTGGCCTACGACAACGCTGTAAAAGCCGAACAGTTAGGGGTATCCGAAACTACTCTGGAAACTTTTGGCGCCGTAAGCGAAGAAACAGTAAGTGAGATGGCGCAAAACGTACGGCAGCTTTTAAAAACCGATATTGGCATTGCTACCAGCGGCATAGCCGGACCAACCGGCGGCACCCCGGAAAAGCCCGTTGGCACCATTTGGATTGCTTACGCTGATGCGCACCAAACCATTGCCAAAAAACTAAATTTTAACCGTACCCGCGAATTAAATATCGAATACACCACCATGAACGTGCTGAACCTGGTGCGGCAAAGTTTACCGGAAGCATTTCGAATCGGGTAA
- a CDS encoding dihydrolipoamide acetyltransferase family protein: MALVEMVMPKMGESIMEGTVLRWLKQVGDRIEEDESVLEVATDKVDTEVPAIQGGILSKILANEGDVIPVGQAIALIDTTGDGTVPTSEPAAASTISDPEPAATLNAVSNPTVAVAAPVEAASAPSLVKAKQVFEGRFYSPLVMNIAREENISMAELEQIPGTGNEGRVTKKDILEYLEHRHETQDNKAAAAPEAATPVEITAPVSTPAQETAQPAPKPTIAAQPAVSVSGNVEIIEMDRMRKMIAQRMVDSKRIAPHVTSFVEADVTNIVMWRNKMKDAYQKREGENLTFTPIFIEAVAKAIKDFPMINISVDGDRIVRKRDINIGMAVALPSGNLIVPVIKNADQMNLNGITKKVNDLANRARINKLTPDDLSDGTYTLTNVGSFGNVLGTPIIMQPQVAIMAVGAIKKKPAVIETPQGDLIGIRHFMFLSHSYDHRVVDGSLGGMFVKRVADYLEGFDLDTKI; the protein is encoded by the coding sequence ATGGCACTGGTAGAAATGGTAATGCCCAAAATGGGCGAAAGTATCATGGAAGGAACGGTACTACGTTGGTTAAAACAAGTCGGCGATCGCATCGAAGAAGATGAGTCGGTACTGGAAGTAGCCACCGATAAAGTAGACACCGAAGTGCCCGCCATTCAGGGAGGAATTTTATCTAAGATTTTAGCGAACGAAGGCGATGTTATTCCGGTAGGCCAGGCTATTGCTTTGATTGATACTACCGGCGATGGTACGGTGCCCACAAGTGAACCCGCCGCTGCCTCAACCATTAGTGATCCGGAACCAGCGGCTACGTTAAATGCCGTTAGTAATCCAACAGTAGCGGTTGCTGCCCCGGTTGAAGCGGCATCTGCCCCAAGCCTAGTTAAAGCCAAACAAGTATTTGAAGGCCGTTTTTACTCGCCCCTGGTAATGAACATTGCCCGGGAAGAAAACATCAGCATGGCCGAACTGGAGCAAATTCCGGGTACGGGCAACGAAGGCCGGGTAACCAAAAAAGATATCCTGGAATACCTGGAACACCGGCACGAAACCCAGGATAATAAGGCAGCTGCTGCTCCCGAAGCCGCTACTCCGGTTGAAATAACCGCTCCGGTTTCAACGCCAGCGCAAGAAACAGCACAACCGGCGCCGAAACCAACTATTGCCGCGCAACCAGCCGTATCGGTGAGCGGTAACGTAGAAATCATCGAGATGGACCGCATGCGCAAAATGATTGCGCAACGCATGGTAGATAGCAAACGCATTGCCCCGCACGTTACTTCTTTCGTGGAAGCTGACGTGACCAATATTGTGATGTGGCGCAACAAGATGAAAGATGCCTACCAAAAACGCGAAGGCGAAAACCTGACTTTCACGCCCATTTTTATCGAAGCCGTAGCCAAAGCCATCAAGGATTTTCCGATGATTAACATTTCCGTAGATGGCGACCGCATTGTCCGGAAACGCGACATTAACATTGGCATGGCCGTAGCCTTGCCGAGCGGTAACTTAATTGTGCCGGTCATCAAAAACGCCGACCAGATGAACCTGAACGGCATTACCAAAAAAGTAAATGATTTAGCGAACCGTGCCCGTATCAACAAATTAACCCCCGACGATTTATCGGATGGTACTTATACCTTAACCAACGTGGGTTCTTTTGGCAACGTGTTGGGTACGCCCATTATCATGCAGCCGCAGGTTGCAATTATGGCCGTAGGCGCTATCAAGAAAAAACCAGCGGTAATCGAAACCCCGCAAGGCGACTTAATCGGTATCCGCCACTTCATGTTCCTATCGCATTCCTACGACCACCGCGTGGTAGATGGCTCCCTGGGCGGCATGTTCGTAAAACGCGTTGCTGATTACCTGGAAGGCTTTGATTTAGATACAAAAATTTAA
- a CDS encoding efflux RND transporter periplasmic adaptor subunit — translation MDREIAPEKLRKNKLKNYSKLAGLVLLVATGLLAFRFALRTSENRSSLRTSVVTQGPIEASLNATGVLVPENEAVVTSPIQARLEAALHHAGEKINANQPILQLDKEYIKLAFQKLQDEQQLNQNETSKLQLKLTKEVSELQSRYNIKQMQVKRLQAALSDEKYLLSIGGGTEENVRQAEMNLKVAQLEADQLAAQIRQQQQANAADLKDVGFEMSMQERNLQEMQRKLDQADIKSPISGVLTFVNEEIGSTVNPGDALVRVADLSSFKVKATIADSYAGQLQPGGAVTVRLNDTDLKGTIATIRPAVENNLVTFFVQLDQKNHPELRSNLKVEVFVITSFKNQATRVKNGPFFTGARDQKVFVIKGDKAIARRVQIGLSNFDWVELQGVKPGEEIIISDTKELQHLDEFNITND, via the coding sequence ATGGACAGAGAAATTGCTCCGGAAAAGCTCCGGAAAAATAAACTAAAAAACTACAGCAAACTAGCCGGACTCGTATTGTTGGTAGCCACGGGTTTGCTGGCCTTCCGGTTTGCCCTGCGTACTTCCGAGAATCGCTCCAGCTTACGTACTTCGGTAGTGACGCAAGGCCCCATCGAAGCTTCGTTGAACGCCACAGGCGTATTGGTCCCCGAAAACGAAGCGGTGGTTACCAGTCCCATTCAGGCCCGTTTAGAAGCAGCGCTGCACCACGCCGGCGAAAAAATAAACGCCAATCAACCCATTCTGCAACTCGACAAAGAATACATCAAACTGGCTTTCCAGAAATTGCAGGACGAGCAGCAACTGAACCAAAACGAAACCAGCAAACTGCAATTAAAACTGACCAAAGAAGTAAGCGAGCTGCAATCCCGGTACAACATTAAGCAAATGCAGGTAAAACGCCTGCAAGCCGCCCTCAGCGACGAAAAATACTTGCTTTCCATTGGCGGCGGCACCGAAGAAAACGTGCGGCAAGCCGAAATGAACCTAAAAGTAGCCCAACTGGAAGCGGACCAACTGGCCGCACAAATCCGACAGCAACAACAAGCGAATGCCGCCGACCTGAAAGACGTGGGCTTTGAAATGAGCATGCAGGAACGCAACCTGCAGGAAATGCAACGCAAACTCGACCAGGCCGATATTAAATCGCCGATCAGCGGCGTGCTCACTTTTGTAAACGAAGAAATTGGCAGCACGGTAAATCCCGGCGACGCTCTGGTGCGGGTTGCCGATTTAAGCAGCTTTAAAGTAAAAGCCACCATCGCCGATTCGTACGCCGGCCAGTTACAACCCGGCGGAGCTGTAACGGTGCGCCTGAACGATACCGACCTGAAGGGAACCATCGCGACCATCCGGCCCGCCGTCGAAAATAACCTGGTTACGTTCTTCGTGCAGCTAGACCAGAAAAATCATCCGGAATTGCGGTCTAACTTAAAGGTAGAAGTATTTGTGATTACTTCTTTTAAAAACCAGGCCACGCGGGTGAAAAACGGTCCTTTCTTTACCGGTGCCCGCGACCAGAAAGTATTCGTGATAAAAGGAGATAAAGCCATTGCCCGCAGGGTGCAAATTGGCTTGAGCAACTTTGATTGGGTAGAGCTGCAAGGCGTGAAGCCCGGCGAAGAAATTATTATCTCGGATACCAAGGAACTCCAGCATCTGGATGAGTTTAACATTACCAACGATTAA
- a CDS encoding TolC family protein, protein MKTYLLFLLLLPGFQFTWAQDSSQVVTLEQVIAQAQRNSLTFRQAETSRETSYWQWRTYLADYKPTLSLAGTLPDFSRSINPVTQPDGTTDFKQVSLNNSQLNLGVTQSVGLTGGQVFINSQLQRFDDFNAGATRYNSNPALIGFSQPLFRFNKLAWARKIEPLRYAESQKKFVEDREVIAQDITKLYFDLLLQQVNQSIATKNRTNTEDIIRIAEEKFKLGKISKNDVLQLRLSLLNTQIAQAEADLAVKNATLALNSYLGEPATKQLLLAVPGHLPRLQVTENQALEQAQQNRKETLAFKRALLQAERNLAEARQSNGFNATMFATFGLTNQAATFADSYGNPENQQQVRIGFELPIMDGGKQKSLRKTAQANLKLTQYAVEQDQLEFEQNIRTQVNQFEMLKTRVAITAEADQIAQSRYDITKATYVIGRISITDLNIALGEKDQAKRAYISSLRDFWSAFYNLRTLTLYDFEKNIPLTLEP, encoded by the coding sequence ATGAAAACATACCTCCTCTTTTTGCTGCTGCTACCGGGTTTTCAATTTACCTGGGCGCAGGATTCCAGCCAGGTAGTTACCCTGGAGCAGGTAATTGCTCAGGCCCAGCGAAACTCGCTTACTTTCCGGCAAGCCGAAACCAGCCGCGAAACCAGTTACTGGCAATGGCGCACTTACCTGGCCGATTATAAACCTACCTTGAGTTTAGCTGGTACTTTACCCGATTTTAGCCGCAGCATTAACCCCGTTACCCAACCCGATGGTACTACCGATTTTAAACAAGTAAGCCTTAACAACTCCCAACTTAATCTGGGGGTTACTCAATCCGTAGGCTTAACCGGGGGGCAAGTATTTATAAACTCCCAATTGCAGCGCTTCGACGATTTTAACGCGGGCGCCACGCGCTACAACAGCAACCCGGCCCTGATTGGTTTTTCGCAGCCTTTATTCCGGTTTAATAAACTAGCCTGGGCCCGGAAAATTGAACCCCTGCGCTACGCCGAATCGCAGAAGAAATTTGTGGAAGACCGCGAGGTAATTGCCCAGGACATCACCAAATTATACTTCGATTTATTGCTGCAACAGGTAAACCAAAGCATTGCCACCAAAAACCGCACGAATACCGAAGACATTATCCGGATTGCCGAAGAAAAATTTAAACTGGGTAAAATTTCAAAAAACGACGTGTTGCAACTGCGCCTGAGTTTATTAAACACCCAGATAGCCCAGGCCGAAGCTGACTTAGCCGTAAAAAATGCCACGCTGGCCCTGAACAGTTACTTAGGCGAACCGGCTACCAAACAATTATTGCTGGCAGTACCCGGCCATTTGCCCCGCTTACAGGTAACCGAAAACCAGGCCCTGGAACAAGCGCAACAAAACCGGAAAGAAACCCTGGCTTTTAAACGGGCTTTGCTGCAAGCAGAGCGGAATCTGGCCGAAGCGCGGCAATCCAACGGTTTTAATGCCACCATGTTTGCCACCTTTGGCTTAACCAACCAGGCGGCTACCTTCGCAGATTCTTACGGTAACCCCGAAAATCAGCAACAAGTACGGATTGGTTTTGAACTGCCGATAATGGATGGCGGCAAACAAAAGTCGCTGCGGAAAACGGCCCAGGCTAATTTAAAATTAACCCAGTACGCGGTGGAGCAAGACCAACTGGAATTTGAGCAAAATATCCGGACGCAGGTAAACCAGTTTGAAATGCTAAAAACCCGCGTGGCGATTACCGCCGAAGCCGACCAGATTGCCCAAAGCCGCTACGATATAACCAAAGCCACCTACGTGATTGGCCGCATCAGCATTACCGATTTAAACATTGCCCTCGGCGAAAAAGACCAGGCCAAGCGCGCTTACATCTCCTCCTTACGCGATTTTTGGTCGGCTTTTTACAACTTAAGAACCCTTACTTTATACGATTTCGAAAAAAACATACCGTTAACGCTAGAACCATGA
- a CDS encoding ABC transporter ATP-binding protein → MITLSSIEKVYQTKTIETVALHNINLSIRKGEFASIMGPSGCGKSTLLNIMGLLDEPTRGTVSIDGSPVRSFSDQALARLRNQKIGFVFQSYHLINDLSVTDNVELPLLYRSMSGSERRKRAIEALHKVGLSARTSHYPNQLSGGQRQRVAIARALAGQPEIILADEPTGNLDSVMGNEIMDILLRLNQEEGTTIVMVTHDELMAKKTERLIRLFDGSQVL, encoded by the coding sequence ATGATTACCCTCAGCAGCATCGAAAAGGTTTACCAAACCAAAACCATTGAAACAGTAGCCCTGCACAACATCAACCTCAGCATCCGGAAAGGCGAATTTGCCTCGATTATGGGCCCCTCGGGCTGCGGCAAAAGTACCTTGCTCAACATTATGGGCCTACTCGACGAACCCACCCGCGGCACCGTTTCCATCGATGGTTCCCCGGTCCGGTCTTTCTCGGATCAGGCTTTGGCGCGCTTACGCAACCAGAAAATTGGTTTTGTTTTCCAGAGTTACCATTTAATTAACGATTTATCCGTGACGGATAACGTGGAGTTGCCGCTTCTGTACCGGAGCATGTCGGGTTCGGAACGCCGGAAACGGGCTATTGAAGCCTTGCACAAAGTAGGGCTAAGCGCCCGCACCAGCCACTATCCCAACCAGTTGTCGGGTGGGCAGCGGCAGCGGGTGGCCATTGCCCGGGCTTTAGCCGGTCAGCCCGAAATTATTCTGGCCGACGAACCCACCGGCAACCTCGACTCTGTAATGGGCAACGAAATCATGGACATTCTGCTGCGCCTGAACCAGGAAGAAGGCACCACCATTGTAATGGTTACCCACGACGAACTCATGGCCAAGAAAACCGAACGCCTCATTCGTTTATTCGACGGCAGTCAGGTTCTTTAG
- a CDS encoding DUF3471 domain-containing protein, translating to MKKLLLLFVLVLFFSFGQTVATKTTKASLPNQEAAIPTHALQKYAGVYELNKDFQVTISVEQDKLFALAPGDQEKSEFTPETESKFYMKGTPAKIEFVEENGQLYLLVNMQGGLKLKKIS from the coding sequence ATGAAAAAGCTTCTCTTACTGTTCGTACTAGTGCTATTCTTCAGCTTCGGTCAAACAGTTGCTACTAAAACAACTAAGGCTTCTCTTCCCAATCAGGAAGCAGCAATTCCCACACATGCTTTACAGAAATACGCCGGCGTTTACGAGTTAAACAAAGATTTTCAGGTAACGATATCGGTGGAGCAGGACAAGTTATTTGCCTTAGCTCCCGGTGACCAGGAAAAATCGGAGTTTACCCCCGAAACAGAATCAAAATTTTACATGAAAGGCACGCCGGCAAAAATTGAATTCGTGGAAGAAAATGGCCAATTGTATTTGCTGGTAAACATGCAAGGCGGCCTTAAATTAAAGAAGATCAGTTAA
- a CDS encoding ABC transporter permease, producing the protein MLKNYLKIAWKVLLRRKFFTFISLFGISFTLMILMVATAMVDHLTGSHTPETRMDRTLFINFNKMTNEAKGSMMNSVPSYYYLQRYVMPMKTPEKVAIGSTFKGVNSYVNNKRLSLDLKYTDANFWEILEFNFLEGKAFNQQNLKNADKLAVITDYTRDQYFGVDVPAVGKYIVVDGVRYQVCGVVEDVPISRFNSYANVWVPLSTSHINKGDISLFGEHMAIILARKSSDIPKIQAEYQHIVKQIKVPDPQNFDRFGSYAEGILEGVVVRQLFGSRYGDDSGMGKFVAVVSLIVLLFMLMPTINLVNINVSRILERSSEIGVRKAFGASSRMLIGQFLVENIFLTLLGGLLGFLLSAVALQLISSSGIIPYAQLTLNWRVFAVGIGLSLVFGLLSGVIPAYKMSKLQAVEALKGGQL; encoded by the coding sequence ATGTTAAAAAATTATTTAAAAATAGCCTGGAAAGTACTGCTTCGCCGCAAGTTTTTTACTTTCATCAGCCTGTTTGGTATCAGTTTCACGCTCATGATTCTGATGGTAGCCACCGCCATGGTAGACCACTTAACAGGTTCCCATACTCCCGAAACCCGCATGGATCGCACGCTTTTTATTAATTTCAACAAAATGACGAATGAGGCAAAAGGCTCCATGATGAACTCGGTGCCTAGTTATTATTACTTGCAGCGGTACGTTATGCCCATGAAAACGCCGGAAAAAGTGGCCATCGGCAGCACCTTTAAAGGAGTAAACAGTTATGTAAACAACAAGCGCCTTTCCCTGGATTTAAAATACACCGATGCTAATTTTTGGGAAATTCTGGAGTTTAATTTTCTGGAAGGAAAGGCCTTTAACCAACAAAATTTAAAAAATGCTGATAAGTTGGCCGTCATTACCGATTATACCCGCGACCAGTATTTTGGCGTGGATGTGCCGGCCGTGGGCAAATACATTGTCGTGGATGGGGTGCGGTACCAAGTTTGCGGCGTTGTAGAAGATGTGCCTATTTCGCGTTTTAACTCTTACGCAAACGTGTGGGTACCACTATCCACTTCTCATATTAACAAAGGCGATATAAGTTTATTCGGGGAACACATGGCCATTATCCTGGCCCGGAAATCATCTGATATACCCAAAATTCAGGCGGAGTATCAACACATTGTAAAACAAATAAAAGTACCCGATCCTCAAAACTTCGATCGCTTCGGCAGTTATGCCGAAGGAATTCTGGAAGGAGTGGTCGTGCGGCAATTGTTCGGGAGCCGGTACGGCGACGATTCCGGCATGGGTAAATTTGTGGCAGTAGTTTCGCTGATTGTTTTATTGTTCATGCTGATGCCTACTATTAATCTGGTAAATATTAACGTAAGCCGCATTCTGGAACGGTCTTCGGAAATAGGAGTGCGCAAAGCTTTTGGCGCTTCTTCACGCATGTTAATCGGGCAGTTTCTGGTAGAAAATATATTTTTAACCTTGCTGGGCGGTTTGCTGGGGTTTTTACTGTCGGCCGTGGCCCTGCAACTCATCAGCAGCAGCGGTATTATTCCTTATGCGCAGTTAACGCTAAACTGGCGGGTATTTGCCGTCGGCATCGGACTGAGTTTAGTTTTTGGTTTACTGTCCGGAGTCATTCCGGCTTACAAAATGTCAAAATTACAAGCCGTAGAGGCACTGAAAGGAGGCCAATTATGA
- a CDS encoding ABC transporter permease, giving the protein MIRHLFTLIWNRKKSNFLMITEIFFSFLVLFGVLSLAFYYVNNYNKPLGFQYDKVWVMTLRWNQEKPLEIKEIQSRVKQQIKSNPEVEAVAFSSVNTPFTMQNMNGGFFYNNQSVLSSFYQVDEDFPEVMQMRLTEGRWFNDQDQSSSYSNVVINEALRQALFKDEPVIGKVVAGLSGDNKNPKTRIVGVMEAYKQQGDYAEDSPGYLEYKNLKNPADSANVFFNSLLIRVKPGVTSAFEEKLTKQASQIAKGWTLEIKSMNEMRTSHNKVALIPLIVFSVVCGFLIINVALGLFGVLWYNINRRISEIGLRRAIGAASGQVYRQFIGEVLVLATFGVLFGIVVAAQFPLLQVFQVQTSVYLTALGVAVVIIYVLAAGCAAYPSRQAAKIAPATALHEE; this is encoded by the coding sequence ATGATTCGCCATTTATTTACCTTAATCTGGAACCGGAAGAAAAGTAACTTCCTGATGATAACCGAAATTTTCTTCTCCTTTTTAGTTTTGTTTGGAGTGTTGAGTTTGGCTTTTTATTACGTGAATAATTACAACAAGCCTCTGGGTTTTCAATACGACAAAGTTTGGGTGATGACCCTGCGCTGGAACCAGGAAAAGCCGCTGGAAATTAAAGAAATTCAAAGCCGGGTAAAGCAGCAAATTAAATCTAACCCCGAAGTAGAAGCCGTGGCATTTTCGAGTGTGAACACGCCTTTTACCATGCAGAACATGAACGGTGGCTTCTTCTACAATAACCAATCGGTACTTTCGTCTTTTTACCAGGTCGACGAAGATTTTCCTGAAGTTATGCAAATGCGCTTAACCGAAGGCCGTTGGTTTAACGATCAGGATCAAAGTTCTTCTTACAGCAATGTTGTTATTAACGAAGCGCTCCGCCAGGCTTTGTTTAAAGATGAGCCGGTAATCGGGAAAGTAGTAGCCGGTTTAAGCGGCGACAATAAGAATCCTAAAACCCGGATTGTGGGCGTAATGGAAGCGTATAAACAGCAAGGTGATTACGCCGAAGACAGCCCGGGCTATCTGGAATACAAAAATTTAAAAAATCCGGCTGATTCGGCAAATGTGTTTTTTAATTCCTTACTGATCCGGGTAAAACCCGGCGTAACCAGTGCTTTCGAGGAAAAATTAACCAAACAAGCCAGCCAGATTGCCAAAGGCTGGACCCTCGAAATTAAATCCATGAACGAAATGCGCACTTCGCATAATAAAGTAGCTTTAATTCCGCTGATTGTTTTCTCGGTGGTATGCGGTTTTTTAATTATTAACGTGGCCCTGGGTTTATTTGGCGTGTTGTGGTACAATATTAATCGCCGCATCTCCGAAATTGGCTTACGCCGGGCCATTGGGGCCGCTTCGGGCCAGGTTTACCGGCAGTTTATCGGGGAGGTGTTGGTACTGGCTACTTTTGGAGTCTTGTTCGGGATAGTAGTGGCGGCGCAGTTCCCCTTATTGCAAGTTTTTCAGGTGCAAACCAGTGTGTACCTGACGGCCTTGGGAGTAGCCGTAGTAATCATCTACGTCCTGGCTGCTGGCTGCGCCGCTTACCCCAGCCGCCAAGCCGCCAAAATTGCTCCTGCCACTGCCTTGCACGAAGAGTAA
- a CDS encoding sigma-54-dependent transcriptional regulator produces the protein MILIIDDDVAVRTSLGLLLKQAKYQTVTAAGAKSALYVLHQSQPIDLIILDMNFSMDTSGRDGLELLGQIKEWNARIPVILITGWGSITLAVEGMKAGAFDFISKPWNNEHLLQTIHTALHLNKTTPEPDNSNLNRKQLNQQYQFANIIGEDPALIQILRQIGQISATDASVLIEGESGTGKELIAEAIHQNSLRKNQNFVKVNLGGISSSLFESEMFGHKKGAFTDAKGDRVGRFELANKGSIFLDEIGELDLSSQVKLLRVLQDRTYEILGDSKPRQLDIRVICATNRDLAEMVAQGKFREDLFYRINLITVKLPALRERPQDIPLLVKHFLQNLQKTYHRPSLQISETALHYLAQQPLPGNIRELKNLVERTVLVSGKDYLDVSDFQGQQPRNLKKVEKQVVTGLGMMTLEEMEAVLIRQSMEQHKGNISKVAKSLGLSRGALYRRLEKFDIPYDTAD, from the coding sequence ATGATCCTGATTATTGATGATGATGTTGCCGTCCGGACCTCGCTGGGTTTGTTGTTAAAACAAGCCAAGTACCAAACCGTTACTGCGGCCGGAGCCAAAAGCGCCTTGTACGTGCTGCACCAATCCCAACCCATCGACCTGATTATTCTGGATATGAATTTTTCCATGGATACGTCCGGTCGGGATGGCTTGGAATTACTCGGGCAAATTAAAGAATGGAATGCGCGCATACCGGTAATTTTAATCACCGGTTGGGGTTCTATTACGTTGGCCGTAGAAGGCATGAAAGCGGGGGCTTTTGACTTTATATCCAAGCCCTGGAACAACGAACACTTGCTGCAAACCATCCACACGGCGTTGCATTTAAACAAAACTACGCCGGAACCCGACAACAGCAATCTCAACCGGAAACAGTTAAACCAACAATACCAATTCGCCAATATTATCGGCGAAGATCCGGCCTTAATTCAGATTCTGCGACAAATCGGCCAGATTAGCGCTACCGATGCATCGGTTCTGATTGAAGGCGAAAGCGGTACGGGGAAAGAACTCATTGCCGAGGCCATTCACCAAAACAGTTTGCGCAAAAATCAGAATTTTGTAAAAGTAAACCTGGGCGGTATTTCCAGCAGCTTGTTCGAAAGCGAAATGTTTGGGCATAAGAAAGGCGCTTTTACCGATGCCAAAGGCGACCGCGTAGGCCGCTTTGAACTCGCCAACAAAGGCAGTATCTTTCTCGACGAGATTGGCGAACTGGATTTAAGCAGCCAGGTAAAACTGTTACGGGTATTACAAGACCGCACCTACGAAATACTCGGCGACAGCAAACCCCGCCAACTGGATATCCGGGTAATTTGCGCCACTAACCGCGATCTGGCCGAAATGGTAGCCCAGGGCAAGTTCCGGGAAGATTTATTTTACCGGATTAACTTAATCACGGTGAAGCTGCCCGCTTTGCGCGAGCGGCCCCAGGACATACCGCTATTAGTAAAACATTTCCTGCAGAATTTGCAAAAAACGTATCATCGGCCCAGCCTGCAAATATCCGAAACAGCTTTGCATTATTTGGCGCAGCAGCCTTTGCCCGGCAACATCCGCGAATTAAAAAATCTGGTAGAACGCACCGTTTTAGTTTCAGGGAAAGATTATTTAGATGTGTCGGATTTTCAAGGTCAGCAACCGAGAAATTTAAAAAAAGTGGAAAAGCAGGTAGTGACGGGCTTGGGTATGATGACCCTGGAAGAAATGGAAGCCGTATTGATTCGCCAATCCATGGAACAGCACAAAGGCAACATTAGTAAGGTTGCTAAATCGCTGGGTTTAAGCCGGGGCGCCTTGTACCGGCGGCTCGAAAAATTTGACATTCCTTATGACACTGCGGACTAG